TGCCGCCCTCCTCCGCGCTGCCGACCTTCCGGCCGGGCTCGGCGCTCAGCACGGTCCCGCGCACGAGGACCGGGGACGTTCCCACCAACGCGTTCACGGTGCTGAAGCTGAAGTCCTCCCGGCCGTGCACGACCCGTTCCGGGTGCGCGTCACGGTGCGCGGACGAGCCTGCCGCCGAGGACGACCCTTCCGCCAAAGCCGAGGACGTGGCGATCCCGGCCGCCACGGCCCCGATCACCGCTGCAGCGGCGAGCGCCCGCAGAAATCCCCCTGATTTCACTTTCACAACCCCCCCACGGAACAGAAAGAAATCTTTCCCCGACTGTGATCGCGCCGACAGTAGCAGGTCGGAGATCACCAAGGAAGGGAATATTTCCTATCCGCGTCCCGAGCAGGCGGGAGTATCAGGATTACCGACTTCCGCTTCCATCCATTCCCACGTCGGCTCGATCTCCCGGCCCGTGAAAAGCAGCGGCACCTCGCCGTCGAATCGCGAGACGCTCACCAGTACTCGCGCTCCTGTTTTGTAGGCCGCCCCGTCCTGTTCCGGTACCAGGAATTCCGATTTTCCGGGGCCGGTCGAGGGCTTGAGATATTTCTCGACATTCAGCCGGATGCGCACCTTTTCGTCACCCGCGGCCTCCGTACCGCTCACCGTGCCCGTCACGATCAGCTTCGAGCAGGCGACGATCCCCGACTGGTCGGGCTTCGCCTCCGCCTCCTCGGGAGAGGACCAGGGGGCCCACAGCGTGAGGAGCAGCGCCGCTGCCGCCGCGAGGCCCAGGGACGCCAGGAGTGCGTTGCGGACCCTGTTGCCGCGCGTGGCCGGGGGCGCGGCCACGGCCGGCTGCTCGTCTTCCTCCATGAGACCTCCGATGAACTTCAGCTTCTCTCCCATGAGAGCCTCCATCTCCCGGTCTCCTGACCGCGCGTCCTTCACCGCTCCACCACCGCATCCGCTTCGAGACGTTCTCGCATGGCCCGGACAGCCGCGTGCAGACGGCTCTTGACGGTGCCGGCGGGTATGGCCAGCACCTCGGCGATCCGGGGCACGGTCAGGTCCGCGTAGTAGCGCAGGATCAGCACCTGCCGCTGGAGCGCGGGCAGCGCGTCGAGGCCCTCGGCGACGGCCAGTGTGAGCAGCTCGTCCTCCGGTCCCGGCACGGTCTCCCGCCATGCGCCCATGGTCTTGAGCCGCTCGCTGACGCGCTCCTGCCGGTTCCTGCCGCGGTGCCAGTCCACCGCGTAGTTGGAGGCCACCGCCACGGCCCACGCGCCCAGGTCCCGGGGGGCCTCGGCCCCCCGGGCGAGCCGTTCGATCAGGCGGAGCCGCACCTGCTGCACACCGTCGGCCTGATCGTCCCGTGGGACTCCGCCCAGGGCCAGCACCGCCTTCACACGGCGGATCTGCGCGACGCTGAGAAGATCCTGTTCCTCGGCCAGCACAGTCCCCCACCGCAACCCCTCGACGGCACCATCGCTACTGAGACGGAGGAGCAGGGGGAAACGTTCGCCCCCGGGCGGATTTTCCGGCTGACGGGCGGTCTACGCGGGAGCCGCCGGGCGCCGCAGCAGCGACCTGATCGGGCGCCACAGCTCCTGGACCAGGTCCGGGCTGCCGACGACACCGTTGTCGGGGGCCGTGCGCCATATGAGGCCGTCGGGGTGGTGGAGGACCGCGGTGATCTCGTCGGGGGTCGGTGGGGCGGCGTTGCCGCGCAGGTAGACCGAGCGCAGGCCCAGGTTGCGGAGCCTGGTCAGGGCTCGGGCGCGGTTCGCGGAATGGACGAGGACGCGGACGGCGCCGGGGCCGTCCGCGGCGGGGCTGGGCAGGTTCAGTGCCACCACCACCGTGCCGTTCGGCAGCTTGCAGAAACCTCCTGCGGCCATGTGGTCATACCCCCGTGTCGGTCGGTGTCAATAAGCGAGCCACAGGACGCACCTAAACACGGATCGGCGGTGACCCGCCAGTGGGTCACCGCCGATCATGCTCTGACCTGGTAAAACGCGATCTACTCCGCCGCGGGGCCGACCTCGAGCTCGATCGTCGAGCCGTCGCGGGCCTCCTTGAGGACCTTGATTTTCGTGTTGGTGTCAGTGATCTTGACGCCGGCGGCCTCGTTCGACTCGTCGTAGTAGTCGTGGGTGCGGTCGTTGAAGACCGGCACGCCCTTCGACGACGGGATCCGGGTCGCCACGCCCGCGTTGTGCAGCGTCATGCCGTCCGTGCGGAACCTGCTGAACGGCGCGTCGTAGCTCTGGATGCGGTTGCGCATCAGCGTGCCGTCGGACCACTTCAGCGGGGTCGGGTGCGAGTCGATCGGCAGCAGCAGACCGGTGCCCGGGTGCTCGCTGGTGTTGTTGTCCGCCTGGGAGGTGTCCCACTTCCAGATCAGCAGGCCGTTCTGGTACGCGTAGTGCTCCACCCAGTCCGGACGGCTGTCGGTGAAGCCGAAGTTGTACGGGCCGACCTTGAGGGTCTTGTCGTACGACACGTACTGGCGGTTCTCCGCGATGTAGTACTGCGCGTAGTCCTTGGTGAAGGACTCGCCCATGCGGGAGAAGCCCTTCGCCGTCCAGGCCGCGTCCCCGGACTCGGCGTCGTCGGAGAAGACGGTGGCGCCGTCGGCGGTCACGGCGATCCGGTCGGCCGTGAAGCCCTTCATCGCCAGGCCGCCGTCGGTCTGGTAGCGCAAGCGCAGGTCGAACTTCCTGCCCGCGTAGGCGTCCAGGGAGTACGCCAGCTTCTTGTAGCCGTCGACCGCGCCGCTCAGGGCCGGCTTGTCGCTGCCGTCCCGCGGGATCGGCTTGCCGTCCACGGTGCCGTCCAGGGCGGTCCAGTTGGCGCCGCCGTCGGTCGAGACCTCGGCGTAGAGGTGGTCGTAGTTGGCCTCGATCTCGTACCAGCCGTCGAAGGTCAGCGACGCCGACTTCTTCCCGGTCAGGTCGACGGAACGGGTCAGCGTGTTCGTCAGGTTGTTGCCGCTGCCGCTCCACCACTGGGTGGCGCCCTGGGCCGGGGTGACGAGCCGGGTGGTGACGGCCTTCTTCGGCAGCTCCACCACCAGGGCCTGCTTGTGCTTGGTGTGGTACTCGGAAAGGCCCAGCTTGTGCCAGGAGTTGACGCCCGCCTTGGCGGTGTCGTAGTTCAGCCAGCCCAGCTGGAGCTTGTCCCAGGCGGTCATGTCGCCGGGCAGGTCACCGATCTCGTTCTTGCCGGTGCCGAGCCAGGAGCCGGAGGACATCAGGGTCCAGAAGCCGGTGGAGTTCTCGCCGCCGCCGGTGGTGTCGTAGTGGTCCGGCAGGCCGAGGTCGTGGCCGTACTCGTGGGCGTAGACGCCGAGTCCGCCGTTCTCCGGCTGGACGGTGTAGTCGCCGACCCAGATGCCGGTGTCGCCGATCTTCGCGCCGCCGAGCTTGTTGTCCTCGGGGCCGGTGGCGCCGGCGTCGGTGCCGAAGGCGTACCAGCGGTGGGCCCAGATCGCGTCCTCGCCCTGCGCGCCGCCGCCTGCGGACTCGTCCTCACCGGCGTGCACGACCTGGAAGTGGTCGATGTAGCCGTCCGACTCGTTGAAGTCGCCGTCGCCGTCGAAGTCGTAGCGGTCCCACTGGTCGTACTGCTTGACGTCCGCCTTGATCTCGGCGTCGGTCTTCCCAGCCGCCTTCTGCTGGGAGACCCACGCGTTCAGACCGTCGCTGACGACGTTCCACACGCTCGGGCAGTTTTTGTCACCGCAGGCGTTGTTGCCGTAACGGGCCTCGTTGTAGGGGACCTTGACCCAGTCGGAGACCTCGCCCTCGACCGAGTAACGGCCGGAGGACTGCTTCTCGTAGTACTTCTTCACCGACTCGGTGTTCTTGCCGGTGCCGAAGTAGAGGTCCTGGAAGTACTCCTGGTCGTAGTCCGCCCGCCAGGCCGTGGAGTTGTCCTTCTTGCGGTCCGGCTTGGCTATCTGGTTGTGCAGCGGGCCGGGCGTGCCGCCGAACTCGCTGATCTTGTCGCCGAACTCGACCAGGATGGTGAAGATCTTGTCGGTCTTCTCGCGGCCGAGCTCGACGTACTTGCTGTCGCCCTTCTTGCTCTTGAGCTGGACGAC
The genomic region above belongs to Streptomyces coeruleorubidus and contains:
- a CDS encoding RNA polymerase sigma factor, with the translated sequence MRWGTVLAEEQDLLSVAQIRRVKAVLALGGVPRDDQADGVQQVRLRLIERLARGAEAPRDLGAWAVAVASNYAVDWHRGRNRQERVSERLKTMGAWRETVPGPEDELLTLAVAEGLDALPALQRQVLILRYYADLTVPRIAEVLAIPAGTVKSRLHAAVRAMRERLEADAVVER
- a CDS encoding immune inhibitor A domain-containing protein, with the translated sequence MTSRPWTFRAAAIGVALAAATATASAYAVADDTSAPRSTTVDRHDPADRHHGEHDLEGPLSKTQEAQRQEALKQVISGKNTVKNRDGSKVVQLKSKKGDSKYVELGREKTDKIFTILVEFGDKISEFGGTPGPLHNQIAKPDRKKDNSTAWRADYDQEYFQDLYFGTGKNTESVKKYYEKQSSGRYSVEGEVSDWVKVPYNEARYGNNACGDKNCPSVWNVVSDGLNAWVSQQKAAGKTDAEIKADVKQYDQWDRYDFDGDGDFNESDGYIDHFQVVHAGEDESAGGGAQGEDAIWAHRWYAFGTDAGATGPEDNKLGGAKIGDTGIWVGDYTVQPENGGLGVYAHEYGHDLGLPDHYDTTGGGENSTGFWTLMSSGSWLGTGKNEIGDLPGDMTAWDKLQLGWLNYDTAKAGVNSWHKLGLSEYHTKHKQALVVELPKKAVTTRLVTPAQGATQWWSGSGNNLTNTLTRSVDLTGKKSASLTFDGWYEIEANYDHLYAEVSTDGGANWTALDGTVDGKPIPRDGSDKPALSGAVDGYKKLAYSLDAYAGRKFDLRLRYQTDGGLAMKGFTADRIAVTADGATVFSDDAESGDAAWTAKGFSRMGESFTKDYAQYYIAENRQYVSYDKTLKVGPYNFGFTDSRPDWVEHYAYQNGLLIWKWDTSQADNNTSEHPGTGLLLPIDSHPTPLKWSDGTLMRNRIQSYDAPFSRFRTDGMTLHNAGVATRIPSSKGVPVFNDRTHDYYDESNEAAGVKITDTNTKIKVLKEARDGSTIELEVGPAAE